Proteins from one Coffea arabica cultivar ET-39 chromosome 8c, Coffea Arabica ET-39 HiFi, whole genome shotgun sequence genomic window:
- the LOC113707457 gene encoding uncharacterized protein, which produces MASMQCHMPVEQTYTHVESTVISQKTTTETSQKANNEHSVTNKVKEMANSARKIFTEHKHQEHNGQNGEHHSHRHHAQHGAAKNHVSLHHDHESHATSHVQQSACQGSQMYAANAAANDKKKKEGHGGHFIANIGEHIKNMKNKMNHKAGKSSDGSSSDDESDKETSAEN; this is translated from the coding sequence ATGGCTTCAATGCAATGCCATATGCCTGTTGAGCAAACTTACACTCATGTGGAGTCTACTGTCATCAGCCAGAAGACAACCACTGAGACTTCCCAAAAGGCTAACAATGAACACTCTGTCACCAACAAGGTGAAGGAGATGGCTAATTCGGCCCGCAAAATATTCACTGAGCACAAGCACCAAGAGCATAATGGGCAAAATGGTGAGCATCACAGTCACAGACATCATGCACAGCATGGTGCGGCCAAGAATCACGTTTCACTCCACCATGACCATGAGAGCCACGCTACAAGCCATGTTCAGCAATCGGCATGTCAAGGATCACAAATGTATGCAGCTAATGCTGCAGCAAAtgacaagaaaaagaaggaaggcCATGGAGGCCATTTCATTGCCAATATTGGCGAGCACATAAAGAACATGAAGAACAAAATGAATCACAAGGCAGGCAAGTCCAGTGATGGAAGCAGCAGCGACGATGAGAGTGACAAAGAAACTTCTGCAGAG
- the LOC113707458 gene encoding uncharacterized protein gives MRASKRRRTSSQSLENDPKEQNAEEWREEMTVNTSASVKGKKDNSSPVIVFAHGAGAPSSSDWMVRWKKMLHKALNAVEVVTFDYPYIAGGKRKAPPKAEKLVEFHADIVRKTMQMYAGHPLIMVGKSMGSRVSCMVASGKEVDALAVVCLGYPLKGMNGAVRDETLLQLKVPVMFVQGSKDGLCPLEKLDAVKEKMTVVSELHVIEGGDHSFKIAKKHQQSSGTSQDEAEDCAIQAIATFVSNLLKGR, from the exons ATGCGGGCTTCAAAACGTCGGCGCACGAGCAGCCAGAGCCTCGAAAACGATCCTAAGGAACAAAATGCAGAAGAATGGCGGGAAGAGATGACAGTCAATACCAGCGCATCTGTGAAGGGTAAGAAAGACAATTCATCACCTGTAATTGTCTTTGCTCATGGCGCTGGTGCTCCTTCTTCCTCTGACTGGATGGTCAG ATGGAAGAAGATGTTGCACAAGGCACTAAATGCTGTTGAAGTTGTAACCTTCGATTACCCAT ATATTGctggagggaaaagaaaggctCCTCCTAAGGCAGAAAAACTGGTTGAATTCCATGCAGATATTGTTAGAAAGACGATGCAGATGTACGCTGGGCATCCGTTGATCATGGTTGGGAAATCCATGGGTTCTAG GGTAAGCTGCATGGTTGCTAGTGGTAAAGAAGTCGATGCTTTGGCAGTAGTTTGTTTGGGCTACCCGTTAAAG GGGATGAATGGTGCAGTACGAGATGAAACACTGTTGCAACTCAAAGTTCCTGTCATGTTTGTACAG GGTAGCAAAGATGGGCTTTGTCCACTGGAGAAGTTGGACGCTGTAAAGGAGAAGATGACTGTAGTCAGTGAATTGCATGTTATTGAAGGTGGTGATCACTCTTTCAAGATTGCTAAGAAGCATCAACAATCATCTGGAACTTCTCAAGATGAAGCTGAAGACTGTGCAATCCAGGCTATAGCTACTTTTGTTTCCAATCTTTTAAAAGGAAGGTGA
- the LOC113705625 gene encoding probable polygalacturonase — translation MRPISSIVFAFLAAALLLNHCKAAAEWVTCSGIVPMRYRNDKISITDFGGVGDGRTLNTKAFREAIYRIEHLRRRGGTLLYIPPGVYLTESFNLTSHMTLYLARGAVIKATTDTRYWPLIAPLPSYGRGRELPGGRYMSFIHGNGLHDVIITGENGTIDGQGEIWWNMWRRRTLQFTRPNLIEFMNSRGIIVSNVIFKNSPFWNIHPVYCSNVVINYVTILAPADSPNTDGIDPDSSTHVCIEDSYISTGDDLVAVKSGWDEYGIAYGRPSHGITIRRVTGSSPFAGIAIGSETSGGIEDVLAEHINLYNMGVGIHLKTNVGRGGVIRNITVSNVYMQNARKGIKIAGDVGDHPDTNYNPNALPVVKDVTIKDVWGEGVLQSGQIQGLKNSPFTGICLSNINLQGNVGPRNPPWKCSDVSGAAVRVSPWPCSELTSTYQAGSCSNSF, via the exons ATGCGTCCAATTTCATCTATAGTTTTCGCCTTCTTGGCGGCTGCCCTGCTGCTAAACCACTGCAAGGCAGCTGCTGAGTGGGTGACGTGCTCCGGCATTGTCCCGATGAGGTACCGGAATGATAAGATATCGATCACGGATTTTGGAGGAGTTGGAGATGGAAGGACATTGAACACCAAGGCATTTAGGGAGGCAATTTATCGAATTGAGCATTTGAGGAGGAGGGGTGGCACGCTTCTTTACATACCTCCTGGGGTGTACTTAACTGAGAGCTTTAATCTTACTAGCCACATGACTCTTTACTTGGCTCGAGGTGCTGTTATCAAAGCTACCACG GATACAAGATATTGGCCTTTAATTGCTCCCTTACCTTCTTATGGAAGAGGAAGAGAACTACCTGGAGGAAGGTACATGAGCTTTATCCATGGGAATGGACTCCATGACGTGATAATCACTG GTGAGAATGGGACCATTGATGGGCAAGGTGAAATATGGTGGAACATGTGGAGGCGTAGGACCCTCCAATTTACTAGGCCAAATCTTATTGAGTTTATGAACTCCAGAGGCATAATTGTATCGAACGTCATCTTCAAGAACTCACCATTTTGGAACATCCATCCCGTGTATTGCAG CAATGTTGTTATTAACTATGTCACGATATTGGCTCCAGCTGATTCTCCAAACACTGATGGAATTGATCCAG ATTCAAGCACCCATGTTTGCATTGAGGACTCGTACATTTCCACTGGAGATGACCTTGTGGCTGTGAAGAGTGGTTGGGACGAATATGGTATTGCTTATGGTCGCCCCAGCCATGGCATCACAATTAGGCGGGTAACTGGATCATCCCCATTTGCTGGAATTGCAATTGGAAGTGAAACCTCTGGAGGCATAGAGGATGTGTTAGCTGAGCACATAAACCTGTACAACATGGGAGTTGGCATCCATTTGAAGACAAACGTTGGCCGGGGTGGCGTCATAAGGAACATCACAGTCTCAAATGTCTATATGCAAAATGCCAGGAAAGGGATAAAAATTGCAGGGGATGTAGGAGACCATCCTGACACCAATTACAACCCAAATGCTCTACCAGTTGTTAAGGATGTCACGATAAAGGACGTCTGGGGTGAGGGGGTTCTGCAGTCTGGGCAAATACAAGGTCTGAAGAACTCCCCATTCACGGGGATCTGCCTCTCCAACATCAACCTTCAGGGGAACGTAGGGCCAAGAAATCCTCCATGGAAATGCTCTGATGTAAGTGGGGCTGCTGTTCGAGTTAGCCCCTGGCCATGTTCGGAGCTGACCAGCACCTATCAGGCTGGTTCTTGCTCTAATTCGTTCTAA
- the LOC113706976 gene encoding abscisic acid receptor PYL8 isoform X1, with product MFSIMSGEKRTGMEDDEHIRRHHMHEVRANQCSSSLVKHIKAPVHLVWSLVRRFDQPQRYKPFVSRCVVQGDLEIGSVREVNVKSGLPATTSTERLEFLDDEEHIFSMRIVGGDHRLKNYMSTVTVHPEVIDGRPGTLVIESFVVDVPEGNTKDETCFFVEALIKCNLKSLADVSERLAVQDRVEPLDRD from the exons ATGTTCAGCATAATGAGTGGCGAAAAAAGAACTGGAATGGAAGATGATGAGCACATCAGACGGCATCACATGCATGAGGTCAGAGCCAACCAATGCTCGTCGTCTCTTGTTAAACATATTAAAGCCCCAGTTCACCTT GTGTGGTCTCTAGTAAGGAGGTTTGATCAACCGCAAAGGTACAAGCCCTTTGTGAGCAGGTGCGTGGTGCAGGGTGATCTTGAGATCGGGAGTGTAAGAGAAGTTAATGTCAAGTCTGGACTTCCAGCTACCACTAGCACTGAAAGATTAGAGTTTCTGGATGATGAGGAGCACATCTTTAGCATGCGGATTGTAGGTGGAGATCACAGGCTAAAG AACTACATGTCAACCGTCACTGTTCATCCAGAGGTTATTGATGGGAGGCCAGGGACATTGGTTATTGAATCATTTGTGGTGGACGTGCCAGAGGGAAATACCAAGGATGAAACATGTTTTTTTGTTGAGGCTCTAATAAAGTGTAACCTCAAGTCACTTGCTGATGTCTCAGAGCGCCTAGCTGTGCAGGATAGAGTTGAGCCACTTGACAGAGATTGA
- the LOC113706976 gene encoding abscisic acid receptor PYL3 isoform X3 has translation MFSIMSGEKRTGMEDDEHIRRHHMHEVWSLVRRFDQPQRYKPFVSRCVVQGDLEIGSVREVNVKSGLPATTSTERLEFLDDEEHIFSMRIVGGDHRLKNYMSTVTVHPEVIDGRPGTLVIESFVVDVPEGNTKDETCFFVEALIKCNLKSLADVSERLAVQDRVEPLDRD, from the exons ATGTTCAGCATAATGAGTGGCGAAAAAAGAACTGGAATGGAAGATGATGAGCACATCAGACGGCATCACATGCATGAG GTGTGGTCTCTAGTAAGGAGGTTTGATCAACCGCAAAGGTACAAGCCCTTTGTGAGCAGGTGCGTGGTGCAGGGTGATCTTGAGATCGGGAGTGTAAGAGAAGTTAATGTCAAGTCTGGACTTCCAGCTACCACTAGCACTGAAAGATTAGAGTTTCTGGATGATGAGGAGCACATCTTTAGCATGCGGATTGTAGGTGGAGATCACAGGCTAAAG AACTACATGTCAACCGTCACTGTTCATCCAGAGGTTATTGATGGGAGGCCAGGGACATTGGTTATTGAATCATTTGTGGTGGACGTGCCAGAGGGAAATACCAAGGATGAAACATGTTTTTTTGTTGAGGCTCTAATAAAGTGTAACCTCAAGTCACTTGCTGATGTCTCAGAGCGCCTAGCTGTGCAGGATAGAGTTGAGCCACTTGACAGAGATTGA
- the LOC113706976 gene encoding abscisic acid receptor PYL9 isoform X2, which produces MFSIMSGEKRTGMEDDEHIRRHHMHEVRANQCSSSLVKHIKAPVHLVWSLVRRFDQPQRYKPFVSRCVVQGDLEIGSVREVNVKSGLPATTSTERLEFLDDEEHIFSMRIVGGDHRLKSKSTILITTCQPSLFIQRLLMGGQGHWLLNHLWWTCQREIPRMKHVFLLRL; this is translated from the exons ATGTTCAGCATAATGAGTGGCGAAAAAAGAACTGGAATGGAAGATGATGAGCACATCAGACGGCATCACATGCATGAGGTCAGAGCCAACCAATGCTCGTCGTCTCTTGTTAAACATATTAAAGCCCCAGTTCACCTT GTGTGGTCTCTAGTAAGGAGGTTTGATCAACCGCAAAGGTACAAGCCCTTTGTGAGCAGGTGCGTGGTGCAGGGTGATCTTGAGATCGGGAGTGTAAGAGAAGTTAATGTCAAGTCTGGACTTCCAGCTACCACTAGCACTGAAAGATTAGAGTTTCTGGATGATGAGGAGCACATCTTTAGCATGCGGATTGTAGGTGGAGATCACAGGCTAAAG TCTAAATCGACTATATTAAT AACTACATGTCAACCGTCACTGTTCATCCAGAGGTTATTGATGGGAGGCCAGGGACATTGGTTATTGAATCATTTGTGGTGGACGTGCCAGAGGGAAATACCAAGGATGAAACATGTTTTTTTGTTGAGGCTCTAA